In one Brassica oleracea var. oleracea cultivar TO1000 chromosome C9, BOL, whole genome shotgun sequence genomic region, the following are encoded:
- the LOC106314098 gene encoding uncharacterized mitochondrial protein AtMg00310-like → MNCFKLLVSLCKRIQSAVTRFWWDGNDGSRKMAWISWSKTTQPKGCGGLGFRDFQSYNEAFLAKLSWRIIHNPTCLMSRVLTGKYCTDSTFLQVQHRAAESHGWRGVLIGRDLITSNSGWAVGNGVSINAWTGPWLSLTEKIRPMGPMPENQSTLTVADLLLPDGSDWNREAIQLYFPQEEERILLLKPNKTGAADKLIWLGNKTGEYTTKSGYHTAIKDSLPDTDSAARKFRLVWRYLEDELSTESESVPMEDLPRSVASGR, encoded by the coding sequence ATGAACTGTTTCAAGCTTCTGGTCTCCCTTTGCAAGCGGATCCAATCAGCAGTTACCAGATTCTGGTGGGACGGTAACGATGGCAGCAGGAAGATGGCATGGATCTCTTGGTCAAAGACGACGCAACCGAAGGGATGTGGAGGACTGGGCTTCCGTGATTTTCAAAGCTATAACGAAGCTTTCCTCGCAAAGCTCAGCTGGAGAATTATTCATAACCCGACATGTTTAATGAGCAGAGTCTTAACCGGCAAGTATTGTACGGACTCAACGTTCTTGCAAGTACAACACAGAGCAGCTGAGTCGCACGGATGGAGAGGTGTGTTGATCGGAAGAGACCTCATCACAAGTAACTCTGGATGGGCAGTAGGAAATGGAGTTTCTATCAATGCTTGGACTGGCCCATGGCTCAGCCTAACCGAGAAAATACGACCAATGGGACCTATGCCGGAGAACCAGAGCACCCTCACCGTGGCAGACCTCCTCCTCCCTGACGGCTCGGACTGGAACAGAGAAGCTATTCAACTCTACTTTCCTCAGGAAGAAGAAAGAATCCTTCTGCTTAAACCCAACAAAACTGGAGCTGCGGACAAACTAATCTGGCTAGGCAACAAGACCGGGGAGTACACGACTAAATCAGGATACCACACGGCAATAAAAGACAGCCTCCCAGACACCGACTCCGCAGCAAGAAAATTTCGACTGGTATGGAGGTATCTGGAAGATGAACTTAGCACCGAAAGTGAAAGTGTTCCTATGGAAGATCTTCCAAGGAGCGTTGCCAGTGGGAGATAG
- the LOC106317437 gene encoding F-box protein At3g28330-like — translation MESLTDDLWTTVLARLPIKSFTCFKLVCKQWKSILESPFFRNLFMSVHQNSPSSSWSLMYYSMTADMVADYECDTWGLNRPLDSFIKSLLFDKYDKHKNRHFNVVAYSDAGLILIHTESTDMEKGVLYLANPVSRECVEIFLDPRPIGIEMNKYCWEWGLVTRTEQGHLLGYKVVAFHKKWNDTELSCLIYSSETGMSSLETSVVNYNISLHSISLNGNLHWLALNNDNQEVVLSMDFYATGRGSNRCRVSPFPDLEKTTKFKRTCTPCQGFLMYMNITKLAGSLEDKLCVWRLRSEGWQLISKTSPGSILAGFDYLPMTIDPFDAKTAYFWSTEQESLLYINLHNGKFVIHNQFEHTSDGHIMISLNDPRAMVSVKSPIIINHIIKQAYFLPFVLPQWLHRIP, via the coding sequence ATGGAATCCTTGACAGATGATCTATGGACGACGGTACTTGCGAGATTACCGATTAAGAGCTTCACATGTTTCAAACTTGTTTGCAAGCAGTGGAAATCAATCCTAGAGTCTCCGTTTTTTCGTAACCTTTTCATGTCCGTCCACCAAAACTCTCCCTCTTCTTCATGGTCGCTCATGTACTATAGTATGACCGCAGATATGGTGGCTGACTACGAATGCGACACTTGGGGACTGAATCGACCTTTGGATTCTTTCATCAAGTCTCTCCTATTCGACAAGTACGATAAGCACAAAAACCGACACTTCAATGTGGTGGCTTACTCCGATGCTGGGTTGATTTTGATCCATACAGAGTCAACCGACATGGAGAAGGGAGTCCTCTACTTGGCTAACCCTGTTTCACGGGAATGCGTAGAAATCTTTCTTGATCCTCGTCCTATAGGTATTGAAATGAACAAATATTGCTGGGAATGGGGACTTGTCACACGAACTGAGCAAGGCCACCTTTTGGGTTACAAAGTTGTTGCCTTTCATAAAAAGTGGAACGACACGGAGTTAAGTTGTCTGATATATTCATCTGAGACAGGCATGTCGAGTCTGGAAACTTCCGTTGTCAACTATAATATTTCTCTTCATTCAATTAGCTTGAACGGTAATCTTCACTGGCTCGCCCTGAACAATGACAATCAAGAAGTTGTATTATCCATGGATTTCTATGCTACTGGCAGGGGTTCTAATCGATGTCGCGTTTCGCCTTTTCCTGACTTAGAGAAAACTACCAAATTTAAAAGAACTTGCACACCTTGTCAAGGGTTTCTCATGTATATGAACATAACCAAACTGGCTGGAAGCCTAGAAGATAAGTTGTGTGTATGGAGGCTTCGTAGCGAGGGATGGCAACTAATATCTAAAACCTCCCCAGGTTCTATCTTGGCCGGTTTCGACTATCTTCCGATGACGATAGACCCCTTTGATGCGAAAACAGCCTACTTTTGGAGCACCGAACAAGAAAGCTTGCTATATATTAATTTACACAACGGTAAGTTTGTGATCCACAATCAGTTTGAACATACAAGCGACGGTCACATTATGATTTCCCTTAACGACCCGAGAGCTATGGTTTCTGTCAAAAGCCCGATAATTATAAATCACATCATCAAACAAGCATACTTTCTCCCTTTTGTTCTCCCACAATGGCTGCATCGGATCCCTTAA
- the LOC106319181 gene encoding scarecrow-like transcription factor PAT1 — MYKHPRQEIEAYSLPPFEANSVGKLRYIPVNNSRKRYCMLEPSSSSPDSTVLVSNNNNNSTHEDTSASCVTDDFNDKIKELETAMMGPDCLDLALYYNDSFVSTPCQVTNSWRSTLEAVSRRDLRADLVSCAKAMSENDLMMANSMMEKLRLMVSVSGEPIQRLGAYLLEGLVAQLASSGSSIYKSLNRCPEPASNELLSYMHILYEVCPYFKFGYMSANGAIAEAMKNENRVHIIDFQIGQGSQWVTLIQAFAERPGGPPWIRITGIDDMASAYARGGGLSIVGNRLAKLAKKFNVPFEFNSVSVSVAEVKPNNLGVRTGEALAVNFAFVLHHMPDESVSTENHRDRLLRMVKGLSPKVVTLVEQESNTNTAAFFPRFMETMDYYDAMFESIDVTLPRNHKQRINVEQHCLARDVVNIIACEGADRVERHELLGKWRLRFGMAGFTPYPLSPLVNSTIKRLLRNYSDKYRLEERDGALYLGWMKRDLVASCAWK, encoded by the exons ATGTACAAGCATCCAAGACAAGAGATTGAAGCTTACTCTTTACCTCCTTTTGAGGCCAACTCTGTTGGGAAGCTTAGGTACATACCGGTTAACAACTCCCGTAAACGGTATTGCATGCTCGAGCCATCATCATCATCACCTGACTCTACGGTTTTGGTATCAAACAACAACAACAACTCGACACATGAGGATACGTCTGCCTCTTGTGTGACCGACGATTTTAATGACAAGATTAAGGAACTTGAAACAGCGATGATGGGACCAGACTGCTTAGACTTAGCCCTTTATTACAATGACTCATTTGTATCAACGCCATGTCAAGTGACTAATAGCTGGAGATCAACTCTAGAGGCCGTCTCTAGACGCGACCTAAGAGCTGATCTTGTTTCATGTGCAAAAGCTATGTCTGAAAACGATCTTATGATGGCAAATTCGATGATGGAGAAGCTGCGTCTAATGGTTTCTGTTTCAGGCGAGCCTATCCAACGGTTAGGAGCTTACTTACTAGAAGGCCTAGTGGCTCAGCTAGCTTCATCAGGTAGTTCCATATACAAATCACTTAATAGGTGCCCTGAACCGGCAAGCAACGAGCTTCTCTCCTACATGCACATCCTCTACGAGGTTTGCCCTTACTTCAAGTTCGGATACATGTCAGCAAATGGTGCCATTGCTGAAGCCATGAAGAATGAAAACAGAGTTCATATTATCGATTTCCAAATCGGTCAAGGGAGTCAATGGGTTACTCTTATCCAGGCTTTTGCGGAGAGGCCCGGTGGGCCTCCTTGGATACGTATAACGGGTATTGATGATATGGCTTCAGCGTATGCGCGTGGAGGTGGGTTGAGTATTGTGGGAAATAGACTTGCTAAGCTTGCTAAGAAGTTTAACGTTCCATTTGAGTTCAACTCGGTGTCGGTGTCAGTGGCTGAAGTTAAACCTAACAATCTTGGAGTCCGAACAGGGGAAGCTCTAGCCGTTAACTTTGCCTTTGTGCTTCATCATATGCCTGACGAGAGCGTTAGCACAGAGAATCACCG GGACCGGTTACTGAGAATGGTTAAGGGCTTATCTCCCAAGGTGGTGACTCTAGTGGAGCAAGAATCAAACACAAACACGGCTGCTTTCTTCCCAAGGTTCATGGAGACAATGGATTACTATGACGCTATGTTCGAGTCGATTGATGTAACACTTCCAAGGAATCACAAACAAAGGATTAATGTGGAGCAGCATTGTCTTGCAAGAGATGTTGTGAACATCATTGCATGCGAAGGAGCTGATCGGGTGGAGCGGCACGAGCTCCTAGGGAAATGGAGGTTACGGTTTGGTATGGCGGGTTTCACTCCTTACCCGTTGAGTCCCCTGGTGAATTCTACTATTAAAAGGCTGCTCAGGAACTATTCGGACAAGTATAGGCTTGAAGAAAGAGATGGAGCCTTGTATCTTGGTTGGATGAAACGAGATTTGGTTGCCTCATGTGCATGGAAATGA
- the LOC106314099 gene encoding protein FAR1-RELATED SEQUENCE 4-like, which translates to MEAKISYFPMVMYSNKPSYIWEDEDVFCYLMQVNQENCRSVLHVEFNKRDDDTDFYGSLSDREATERGATDREATDTEAIDTEAIETDGGDEEGTEKDATDNEGTGGVLTLYEDIEMHENATEREAGPSVEVTPVVYKEWDDGMDLVLDQEFRTKEEAQTHIQAASHVKCFEYEVIKSDTKRYVIKCRGAKEGCKWFVRVAKLTNSDLWSVRSYIKQHRCSVVTTRTLPNRRRGTQQIVASILAQDYPGSFDTPRPNALIDLVHQRVAVEVSYTTAYRGRRLAANKVRGTPEESYSLLYCYMHMLEQVNPDTITRVVVDEGKKFKYLFWALGASIEGFRAMRKVLVVDATHLKTVYGGVLFVATAQDPNHHHYPIAFGVADGEKYESWLWFMEQLKSVISDLPGLVFLSDRNKGLIKAVHQVFPQAAHGYCIWHLSQNVKGYVCNNRETCAFKFMECAHAYTEAEFLVLYDAFGRKYPSAAEYLDRSCEQKKWARCYFEGVRYNVDTTNSAESFNGVIKDARKFTLLPMFDFIIGKIAEWFNKHRKEAAEMPPALKLVPIVEEEMTKRCVDAGFLRVDELNSFHLEYSVHGSDGKRYTVDMAMNTCTCGQFDKDKYPCVHAVAAATFMTDKAGRKLHLSEYCFKYYLVEQWALAYHRTIYHVPHMSDWVIPEEIRAKKVLPPEFEVKKGKPQQTRKPSAGEARGRGKRGRGSGRGRATSTDTGRARGRGMAAYFECGSGSGSGV; encoded by the coding sequence ATGGAAGCGAAGATTAGTTACTTTCCAATGGTAATGTATTCGAACAAGCCATCATATATCTGGGAAGATGAAGACGTTTTTTGTTATCTAATGCAAGTAAATCAAGAGAATTGTAGAAGTGTTCTACATGTGGAGTTCAACAAAAGGGATGATGACACTGATTTCTATGGCAGTCTATCGGATAGAGAGGCTACTGAAAGAGGGGCTACTGATAGAGAGGCTACTGATACAGAAGCTATTGATACAGAGGCTATTGAGACAGATGGTGGTGATGAAGAAGGTACTGAGAAGGATGCAACTGATAATGAAGGTACTGGTGGTGTGCTTACACTTTACGAAGACATTGAGATGCATGAGAATGCCACCGAAAGAGAAGCAGGACCCTCAGTTGAAGTCACACCAGTTGTCTATAAGGAGTGGGATGATGGTATGGATTTGGTTTTAGATCAAGAATTTAGAACCAAGGAGGAAGCGCAAACTCATATTCAGGCGGCGTCACATGTGAAGTGTTTTGAGTATGAGGTAATTAAGTCGGATACTAAGAGATATGTGATAAAATGCCGAGGAGCCAAAGAAGGCTGCAAGTGGTTTGTGCGTGTTGCAAAGTTAACGAATTCAGATCTTTGGTCAGTTAGAAGTTACATCAAGCAGCATAGATGTTCTGTTGTTACCACAAGAACACTGCCTAATAGAAGGAGAGGCACACAACAAATCGTTGCATCTATCCTGGCCCAAGATTATCCTGGAAGTTTTGACACACCACGTCCCAATGCTCTGATCGATTTGGTTCATCAGAGAGTTGCTGTGGAAGTATCATACACAACGGCATATAGAGGAAGAAGACTAGCTGCTAATAAAGTGCGCGGAACTCCTGAAGAGAGTTATTCTTTATTATATTGTTATATGCACATGCTGGAGCAGGTGAATCCTGACACAATAACTCGTGTGGTTGTGGATGAGGGCAAAAAATTTAAGTATCTGTTTTGGGCTTTGGGAGCTAGCATAGAAGGATTCCGCGCGATGAGAAAAGTCCTTGTTGTGGATGCAACACACCTGAAGACTGTTTATGGTGGAGTGTTATTTGTTGCGACTGCTCAGGATCCCAATCATCACCACTACCCAATTGCGTTTGGTGTTGCTGATGGTGAGAAATATGAGAGTTGGCTATGGTTTATGGAACAGTTGAAATCAGTGATATCGGATCTCCCTGGATTGGTGTTTCTTTCGGACAGAAACAAAGGCTTGATCAAGGCAGTACATCAAGTGTTCCCTCAGGCCGCTCATGGTTATTGTATATGGCATCTGTCTCAAAATGTTAAAGGCTACGTCTGTAACAACAGAGAAACATGTGCATTTAAGTTTATGGAGTGCGCACACGCTTATACAGAGGCGGAGTTCTTGGTCCTTTATGACGCTTTTGGCAGGAAATATCCTAGTGCAGCGGAGTATCTTGACAGAAGTTGTGAACAAAAGAAATGGGCTAGATGTTACTTTGAAGGAGTTAGGTACAATGTTGACACCACCAATTCAGCAGAATCTTTTAACGGTGTTATTAAGGACGCAAGAAAGTTCACCTTACTTCCAATGTTTGATTTTATCATTGGAAAAATTGCTGAATGGTTTAACAAGCACAGGAAAGAGGCAGCTGAAATGCCACCCGCACTGAAGCTTGTGCCTATAGTGGAGGAGGAAATGACTAAAAGATGTGTTGATGCAGGGTTTCTTCGGGTTGATGAGTTAAACAGCTTCCATCTCGAGTACAGTGTGCATGGTAGTGACGGGAAGCGTTATACCGTGGACATGGCTATGAACACGTGCACCTGTGGGCAATTTGATAAAGACAAATATCCATGTGTTCATGCAGTAGCTGCTGCCACATTCATGACTGACAAAGCGGGAAGGAAACTCCATCTATCTGAGTATTGTTTTAAGTACTATTTGGTAGAGCAATGGGCTTTGGCTTATCACAGGACAATATATCATGTTCCTCATATGTCTGATTGGGTTATACCAGAAGAAATTAGAGCAAAGAAAGTACTTCCTCCAGAATTTGAAGTCAAGAAAGGAAAACCACAACAAACAAGGAAACCATCAGCAGGAGAAGCGCGTGGAAGAGGAAAAAGAGGCAGAGGGAGTGGAAGAGGGAGAGCCACAAGCACAGACACAGGGAGAGCCAGAGGAAGAGGTATGGCAGCGTATTTTGAATGTGGAAGTGGTTCAGGTTCAGGTGTTTGA
- the LOC106318659 gene encoding protein OBERON 2: MGTSSGSNHPHQMLPPRQQLRTGALETTLSLVSHDGHEPRSNNNSDLVRESPAESASSQETWPLADPIAAKKTAVKQKTEPEEQQQQTVMHHVSSADKVSVRDIARERVELVAERMQRLPDEFLEELKNGLKAVLEGNVEEFVFLQKLVQSRSDLKNSATLLRAHRSQLEILVAINTGIQAFLHPNISLSQSSLVEIFLHKRCRNIPCQNQLPADGCRCDVCATRKGFCSLCMCVICNKFDFSVNTCRWIGCDSCSHWTHTDCAIRDGQITAKSASGRSGEMMFKCRACNHASELIGFVKDVFQHCASNWDRECLVKELDFVSRIFRGSEDQRGRKLFWKCEEVMDTIKGGLAETTVAKLILMFFQEIELDSAMSFENGGLIAPQDACTRIAEVVQETLRKMEVVSEEKMRMFKKARMALETCDRELEDKAKEVAELKAERQKKKLQIDELERIVRLKQAEADMFQLKANEAKREGERLQRIILAKTDKSEEEYASNYLKQRMSEAEAEKQYLFEKIKLQESSRVAASQSSGGGGDPSQVLMYSKIRDLLHGYSLSPKVDPQSNERHPFRSNP, encoded by the exons ATGGGCACATCATCTGGCTCCAATCACCCTCACCAGATGCTACCTCCACGTCAGCAGCTCCGAACCGGAGCCCTCGAAACAACTCTCTCACTCGTATCACACGACGGCCATGAGCCACGTTCCAACAACAACTCCGACCTCGTCCGCGAGTCTCCAGCCGAGAGCGCCAGCTCTCAAGAAACATGGCCGCTCGCTGATCCTATCGCAGCAAAGAAGACGGCGGTTAAACAAAAGACAGAGCCTGAGGAACAACAACAACAAACCGTGATGCACCACGTCTCCAGCGCAGATAAAGTATCGGTCCGAGACATCGCCAGAGAAAGAGTGGAGCTAGTCGCGGAGAGAATGCAAAGATTACCCGACGAGTTTCTCGAGGAGCTGAAGAATGGTCTTAAAGCTGTTCTCGAAGGAAACGTCGAGGAGTTCGTGTTCTTGCAGAAGCTTGTTCAGAGCAGATCCGATTTGAAGAACTCCGCAACGCTCCTCAGAGCCCACCGTTCCCAGCTTGAGATCCTCGTAGCGATAAACACTGGAATCCAAGCGTTCCTGCACCCGAACATAAGCCTCTCTCAGTCATCTCTCGTGGAGATATTCTTACACAAGAGGTGCAGAAACATACCCTGCCAAAACCAGCTACCAGCCGACGGTTGCCGCTGCGACGTATGCGCCACCAGGAAAGGGTTCTGCAGCCTCTGCATGTGTGTGATCTGCAACAAGTTTGATTTTTCAGTCAACACCTGCCGCTGGATCGGGTGCGACTCGTGTTCCCACTGGACTCATACGGATTGCGCTATAAGAGATGGACAGATCACTGCAAAGAGCGCGTCGGGTCGTTCTGGAGAGATGATGTTCAAGTGCAGGGCGTGTAACCACGCTTCTGAGCTGATTGGGTTTGTTAAAGATGTGTTTCAGCACTGTGCGTCGAACTGGGATAGGGAGTGTTTGGTGAAGGAGCTGGATTTTGTTAGTAGGATCTTCCGAGGAAGCGAGGATCAGAGAGGTAGGAAACTGTTCTGGAAGTGTGAGGAGGTTATGGATACGATTAAAGGTGGCTTGGCGGAGACAACGGTAGCTAAACTAATATTAATGTTCTTCCAAG AGATTGAGTTAGACTCTGCTATGAGCTTTGAAAACGGAGGTCTGATAGCACCACAAGATGCGTGCACCCGAATCGCCGAAGTAGTACAAGAGACTCTGAGGAAGATGGAAGTAGTGTCCGAGGAGAAGATGAGGATGTTCAAGAAGGCACGGATGGCTCTCGAGACGTGCGACAGAGAGCTGGAAGACAAGGCCAAAGAAGTAGCGGAGCTCAAAGCGGAGAGGCAGAAGAAGAAGCTTCAGATAGACGAGCTGGAGAGGATCGTGAGGCTGAAGCAAGCGGAGGCAGACATGTTCCAGCTTAAAGCCAACGAAGCTAAGCGGGAAGGCGAGAGGCTGCAGAGGATTATACTGGCGAAAACGGATAAGTCTGAGGAGGAGTACGCGAGTAACTATCTGAAGCAGAGGATGAGCGAGGCTGAGGCGGAGAAGCAGTATCTGTTTGAGAAGATTAAGCTGCAGGAAAGCTCGAGGGTAGCAGCATCACAGAGCAGTGGTGGTGGTGGAGACCCTTCGCAAGTGTTGATGTACTCGAAGATACGTGATCTGCTTCATGGATACAGTCTTTCGCCTAAGGTAGATCCTCAGTCAAACGAGCGTCATCCTTTTAGATCCAACCCTTGA